From Rutidosis leptorrhynchoides isolate AG116_Rl617_1_P2 chromosome 3, CSIRO_AGI_Rlap_v1, whole genome shotgun sequence, a single genomic window includes:
- the LOC139897672 gene encoding (E)-beta-farnesene synthase-like — MSTFKLSSASKIDVTRNTVNSYPSIWGDQFLTYDEKKDIVMGNQLVEDLKREVSEELLVIRATDESIQHMKLIELIDVVQRLGIAYHFENKIEEALQYIYVTYRDHGVGINHLQSISLWFRILRQQGFNVSSEIFKSYLNEDGHSKESLCSDIQGMLALYEAAYMRVEGEVVLNSALEFTKIHLGIISNDPHCDSSIRTQIKQVLNQPLRKRLPRLEAVHFIPFYEQQASHNEVLLTLAKLDFNMLQSMHRNELSKVCKWWKDLDFQKKLPYVRDRLIEGYFWILGIYFEPQYSSLRIFLIKSCMWLVVIDDTYDNYGTYEELEIFTQAVERWSICYSDTLPDTLPEYMKIIFQELVNIYQEMDDRLAKEGKSYHIQHIKEMFKEYTRCLLVEAKWLKVGYTPSLKEYMTNSLVTVGYAIMIAKSYVGRDTMVTNDTFKWVASYPPLVKATCLILRLMDDISTHKEEQERPHIPSSIECYQKETGASEHEACEYFLNQVEDAWKIINQESLRPTSIPFHLIMPAINLARVCDVLYKGNDGYKHAGEEVISYIKTLLVHPLAL, encoded by the exons AAAAAAGATATAGTAATGGGGAACCAACTTGTTGAAGATCTCAAAAGAGAAGTGAGTGAAGAACTACTAGTGATCCGAGCTACTGATGAATCAATCCAACATATGAAGTTGATAGAACTTATCGATGTAGTTCAACGCCTTGGCATAGCCTATCACTTTGAAAATAAGATTGAGGAGGCCTTGCAATATATTTATGTTACGTACCGCGATCATGGAGTTGGTATTAACCACCTACAAAGCATTTCACTTTGGTTTCGGATCCTACGACAACAAGGGTTCAATGTTTCATCAG AAATATTCAAGAGCTATCTAAATGAAGATGGACATTCTAAGGAATCCTTATGTAGTGATATTCAAGGAATGCTTGCTTTGTATGAAGCGGCATACATGAGGGTAGAAGGTGAAGTCGTACTAAATAGCGCCCTTGAGTTCACTAAGATTCACCTTGGCATCATATCCAACGACCCGCATTGTGACTCTTCTATAAGAACTCAAATAAAACAAGTGTTAAATCAGCCACTCCGAAAAAGGTTGCCAAGGCTAGAGGCAGTACATTTTATACCATTCTATGAACAACAAGCTTCCCACAATGAGGTTTTGCTAACGCTTGCGAAGCTAGATTTTAACATGCTTCAATCAATGCACAGAAATGAACTTAGCAAAGTTTGCAA ATGGTGGAAGGATTTGGACTTTCAGAAAAAGCTCCCTTATGTTAGAGACAGATTGATAGAAGGCTATTTTTGGATATTGGGTATCTATTTTGAACCTCAATACTCTTCTTTAAGAATATTCCTGATAAAATCATGCATGTGGTTGGTCGTTATCGATGACACGTATGATAATTATGGTACTTATGAAGAACTCGAGATCTTTACACAAGCAGTTGAAAG ATGGTCCATATGCTACTCGGATACTCTTCCGGATACTCTTCCGGAATACATGAAAATAATATTTCAAGAACTTGTGAATATATATCAAGAGATGGATGATAGACTTGCAAAGGAAGGAAAATCATATCATATTCAACATATTAAGGAGATG TTTAAAGAGTATACTCGTTGCCTATTAGTCGAAGCGAAATGGTTAAAAGTTGGGTACACTCCGTCATTAAAAGAGTACATGACTAATTCGTTGGTAACTGTTGGGTATGCCATAATGATAGCAAAATCTTATGTCGGTCGAGATACTATGGTGACTAATGATACCTTTAAATGGGTAGCCAGTTATCCTCCTCTGGTTAAAGCTACATGTTTAATTTTGAGGCTTATGGATGATATTAGCACCCACAAG GAAGAACAAGAAAGACCACACATTCCTTCAAGTATAGAATGCTATCAAAAGGAAACGGGAGCATCAGAGCATGAAGCATGTGAATATTTCTTAAATCAAGTTGAAGATGCATGGAAAATTATAAACCAAGAGTCTCTTAGACCTACATCcatcccatttcatctaattatgcCTGCAATTAACTTGGCGCGTGTGTGTGATGTTCTTTATAAGGGCAATGATGGGTACAAACATGCTGGAGAAGAAGTAATAAGTTACATCAAAACTCTCCTAGTTCACCCACTAGCTCTTTAA